The Juglans microcarpa x Juglans regia isolate MS1-56 chromosome 2S, Jm3101_v1.0, whole genome shotgun sequence genome has a window encoding:
- the LOC121252422 gene encoding LOW QUALITY PROTEIN: G-type lectin S-receptor-like serine/threonine-protein kinase At4g03230 (The sequence of the model RefSeq protein was modified relative to this genomic sequence to represent the inferred CDS: inserted 1 base in 1 codon): MASHRRKLNRRSSSRCLLSCVFFFLGFSLHVNCYPGDILKHGGSISGSETLVSAERTFELRFFTTRSSTTSPKKFVGICYKWDPDTVVWVANRDNPLPANFTGVFLIAEDGNLKVLDSSTGKQYWSTTLERSSSTNRTVKLMDSGNLVLSDDRMPTSLWENFKNPTDTFLSGMKMDENLTLTSWQEDDDPGSGLYTFKLDQQGEGHYVVSKKSLPHWKGRMPGTFSSSDEMPYLIPYLLSNFSESVKHYYKIDFPKNPTKQRSSNFTRLVMNKAGQLQYLTWDKTKRIWSLTWSKPEDECGIYNYCGKFGSCNINNWPFLCKCLPGFKPTHLVDWDSGDFSGGCIRNLTSTSNKIDIFLSLKMMKVSDPDSDSKVANETECETNCLENSQCVAYSYQEAENITQRGDTTTVSDNICWVWNENIGDLQEEYKHPGRNLSVRVAKADIESTAKTCEPCGTYTIPYPLSTGQDCGDPMYFNFDCNNSSGQVNFKAPSGAQRVVSINPSARNFVIQVEFEEYLDARNSRTIPWLNESFPFFSTSKFITDIGNSIDQLKGRANASRQSKNKVGVELSWKPPLMEPTCTSSEGCKDWPNSTCNATIDGKLRCLCHPNFRWDGSNLNCTKEGDFPTSSEEPSKEPSKDQPSTRKIPLILIVVLLLACVTALACIIIFMYIRKMAKRQEVIREKRKQALHTLDSERHVKDLIDSVGSIEEDGQGIEVPFFDLECILAATNNFSDSNRLGQGGYGPVYLATFPGGHEIAVKRLSSVSRQGLQEFKNEVVLISKLQHRNLVRLRGYCINVDEKILLYEYMPNKSLDSFIFDKNLSMLLDWKMRFNIILGITRGLLYLHQDSRLRIIHRDLKTSNILLDEEMNPKISDFGLARMVGGKETGDNTTRVAGTLGYMSPEYALNGIFSVKSDVYSFGIVLLEXICGKKNIGFYQSEEAMSLVAYAWRLWEENRVLDSMDQALRESCNVDQFLKCVNIAFLCVQEDPSDRPTISNIIAMLDSETATVPTPRQPAFVLRKGLSSTASSSSRAHTSTEWTSSLRETSI, translated from the exons ATGGCAAGCCATAGAAGAAAACTCAACAGACGATCGTCTTCAAGATGCTTGCTTTCTTGCGTCTTTTTCTTCTTGGGGTTCTCTCTTCATGTAAATTGCTATCCTGGAGATATTCTTAAACATGGCGGAAGTATTTCTGGGAGTGAAACTCTTGTCTCCGCTGAAAGAACGTTTGAACTCAGATTCTTTACCACTAGGAGCAGCACCACTAGCCCCAAAAAATTCGTCGGAATATGCTATAAATGGGACCCAGATACAGTTGTATGGGTTGCCAACCGAGACAACCCATTGCCGGCGAACTTTACAGGTGTTTTCCTAATTGCAGAAGATGGTAACCTCAAGGTATTGGATAGCAGTACTGGAAAACAATATTGGTCTACAACTCTTGAGAGATCCTCCTCTACAAACCGAACTGTGAAGCTCATGGATTCTGGAAACCTAGTGTTAAGCGATGATCGCATGCCGACGAGTTTGTGGGAGAACTTCAAAAATCCAACCGATACTTTTCTTTCAGGTATGAAGATGGATGAAAACCTCACATTAACTTCATGGCAAGAGGATGATGACCCTGGAAGTGGGCTATACACGTTTAAGCTAGATCAACAAGGAGAGGGCCACTATGTAGTGTCAAAAAAATCTCTCCCTCACTGGAAAGGTCGGATGCCAGGTACGTTCTCGAGCTCAGATGAAATGCCTTATCTCATACCCTACTTGTTATCCAATTTCAGCGAGAGCGTCAAACATTACTATAAAATAGACTTTCCGAAAAACCCAACAAAACAGCGAAGTTCAAATTTCACAAGGTTGGTAATGAATAAAGCTGGGCAGTTGCAGTACCTGACCTGGGATAAGACGAAACGCATTTGGTCTTTGACATGGTCGAAGCCGGAAGACGAATGTGGCATTTATAACTATTGTGGGAAATTTGGGAGCTGCAATATTAACAATTGGCCATTTCTATGCAAATGTTTGCCGGGGTTCAAGCCTACTCACCTTGTTGATTGGGATTCCGGAGATTTTTCTGGTGGGTGCATCAGAAATTTGACATCGACATCAAATAAGATCGATATATTCTTGAGCTTAAAGATGATGAAAGTCAGCGACCCAGATTCAGATTCCAAGGTAGCAAATGAAACAGAATGTGAAACGAATTGTCTTGAAAATAGCCAGTGCGTCGCTTATTCATATCAGGAAGCTGAAAACATCACGCAAAGAGGTGATACTACTACTGTTAGTGACAATATCTGCTGGGTTTGGAATGAGAATATAGGTGATCTTCAAGAGGAGTATAAGCACCCTGGTCGTAACCTCTCTGTTCGCGTAGCTAAAGCTGACATAG AATCAACTGCAAAGACTTGTGAGCCTTGTGGCACATATACGATCCCCTATCCCTTGAGCACGGGACAAGATTGTGGTGACCCCATGTACTTCAATTTCGACTGCAACAACTCGTCAGGCCAGGTTAACTTCAAGGCGCCCAGTGGCGCCCAACGTGTTGTCAGCATCAATCCAAGTGCACGAAACTTTGTCATCCAAGTCGAATTCGAAGAATATCTTGATGCTAGGAATTCAAGAACAATTCCGTGGCTAAATGAGTCATTCCCATTTTTTTCGACCAGCAAATTTATTACTGATATAGGCAACTCCATTGATCAATTGAAAGGCAGAGCGAACGCTTCtagacaaagcaaaaataaagTCGGCGTAGAGTTGAGTTGGAAGCCACCATTAATGGAGCCAACCTGTACTTCATCCGAGGGCTGCAAAGATTGGCCAAATTCAACTTGCAATGCAACCATAGATGGAAAGCTGAGGTGCCTTTGCCATCCAAACTTCCGGTGGGATGGCTCAAATTTGAATTGTACTAAAG AAGGTGATTTTCCTACGTCTTCAGAAGAGCCTTCGAAAGAGCCTTCAAAAGATCAGCCTTCAACGAGAAAGATTCCATTGATCCTGATTGTTGTGTTACTTCTTGCATGTGTGACTGCTCTCGCTTGcatcattatttttatgtatataagAAAGATGGCCAAGAGGCAAG AAGTGATaagggagaaaagaaaacaagcaCTTCACACATTGGACAGTGAAAGACATGTCAAGGACTTGATAGACTCGGTTGGGTCCATAGAAGAAGATGGGCAAGGCATAGAAGTACCCTTTTTTGATTTGGAATGCATACTAGCCGCTACAAATAACTTCTCAGATTCAAACAGGCTTGGGCAGGGGGGCTACGGGCCTGTTTACCTG GCTACATTCCCGGGAGGTCATGAAATTGCTGTAAAGAGGCTCTCAAGTGTATCACGACAAGGCTTACAGGAATTTAAAAATGAGGTGGTGTTGATTTCGAAACTCCAACATAGGAATCTTGTTAGACTTCGAGGATATTGCATAAATGTAGATGAAAAGATTTTACTCTATGAGTACATGCCAAACAAAAGCttagactcatttatatttg ataaaaatcTAAGCATGCTTTTGGACTGGAAGATGCGCTTCAACATTATCTTGGGAATAACTAGAGGACTTCTTTATCTTCACCAAGACTCTAGATTGAGGATCATCCATAGAGATCTGAAAACCAGCAACATTCTTCTTGATGAGGAGATGAACCCCAAAATATCTGACTTTGGTTTGGCAAGGATGgttggaggaaaagaaactggGGATAACACAACCCGAGTAGCTGGAACTTT GGGCTATATGTCTCCGGAGTATGCATTAAATGGAATTTTCTCGGTCAAATCCGATGTTTATAGCTTTGGCATAGTTCTCCTTG ATATATGTGGAAAAAAGAATATAGGATTTTATCAATCAGAAGAAGCCATGAGCCTTGTAGCTTAT GCATGGAGATTGTGGGAAGAAAACAGGGTGTTGGACTCAATGGACCAAGCCTTGCGGGAGAGTTGCAATGTTGATCAGTTCTTGAAATGCGTTAATATTGCATTCTTATGCGTACAGGAAGACCCAAGTGACCGCCCCACCATCTCAAATATCATTGCCATGCTTGACAGTGAGACTGCGACAGTTCCAACTCCTAGACAACCAGCTTTCGTTCTTAGAAAAGGCCTGTCTAGCACAGCAAGTTCTTCTAGTCGAGCACACACAAGTACCGAATGGACTTCTAGTTTGCGAGAAACATCAATATGA